The Persephonella sp. genome includes a region encoding these proteins:
- the rplP gene encoding 50S ribosomal protein L16 has protein sequence MSLLQPKKIKWRRQHRGRMKGKANRRNFVAFGEYGLQALEPCWMTSRQIESARIAIVREAKKGAKVWIRVFPHKPVTRKPAETRMGKGKGDLDHFVAVVKPGHILFELAGVPEEVAAEAFRKAGHKLPIKTRLVKARS, from the coding sequence ATGTCGCTTTTACAACCTAAAAAGATAAAATGGAGAAGACAGCATAGAGGAAGAATGAAAGGGAAGGCAAACAGAAGAAATTTTGTTGCCTTTGGTGAATACGGTCTTCAGGCACTTGAACCTTGCTGGATGACCTCAAGACAGATAGAGTCAGCTCGTATCGCTATAGTCAGGGAAGCTAAAAAAGGGGCAAAGGTATGGATAAGGGTTTTTCCCCATAAACCTGTGACAAGGAAGCCTGCAGAAACAAGAATGGGAAAAGGTAAAGGGGATCTTGACCATTTTGTTGCCGTTGTTAAACCGGGACATATACTTTTTGAGCTGGCAGGTGTTCCGGAAGAGGTTGCAGCAGAAGCATTTAGAAAAGCCGGACATAAACTTCCAATAAAAACAAGACTTGTAAAGGCGAGGTCGTAA
- the rplN gene encoding 50S ribosomal protein L14, with protein sequence MIRRGTYLNTADNSGAKKVQCIGIPKKVNFGKQTDFATLGDVITVTVKDAIPNGTAKKGKVYKAVVVRTAKEVGRPDGSYIKFDDNAVVLLNNNLEPIGTRILGPVAREIRAKGFYRIVSLAPEVI encoded by the coding sequence ATGATTAGAAGAGGGACATATCTAAATACAGCTGATAATTCAGGAGCAAAAAAAGTTCAGTGTATAGGTATACCTAAGAAAGTAAACTTCGGAAAACAGACAGATTTTGCAACACTTGGTGATGTTATAACCGTAACTGTTAAAGATGCCATACCTAACGGAACAGCAAAAAAAGGAAAGGTTTATAAAGCTGTGGTTGTTAGAACAGCAAAAGAGGTTGGAAGACCTGACGGAAGCTACATAAAATTTGATGATAATGCAGTAGTTCTTCTTAACAATAACCTTGAACCTATAGGAACCCGTATACTGGGTCCTGTTGCAAGGGAAATAAGGGCAAAAGGGTTTTACAGAATAGTTTCACTGGCACCGGAGGTAATATAA
- a CDS encoding type Z 30S ribosomal protein S14 — MARKCLMAKSFLKEPKYKTRKHSRCPICGRPRGFLRQFNMCRICFRERALRGEIPGVKKASW, encoded by the coding sequence ATGGCACGTAAATGTTTAATGGCAAAATCTTTTTTAAAAGAGCCAAAGTATAAAACAAGAAAACACTCAAGATGTCCCATATGTGGAAGACCTAGAGGATTTTTAAGACAGTTTAATATGTGCAGAATATGTTTCAGGGAGAGAGCCCTGAGAGGTGAAATCCCGGGCGTAAAAAAAGCGAGCTGGTAA
- the rplB gene encoding 50S ribosomal protein L2, which yields MGVRKLKPVTNGTRHAILYDFSEITKKEPEKSLVEPLVKKAGRNNQGRITVRHKGGGHKRKYRIIDFKRDKWGVPAKVAAIEYDPNRSARIALLHYADGEKRYIIWPEGLKVGDTVVAGPDAEIKVGNALPLENIPVGTFVHNIELTPGKGGQLARAAGMSAQILGRQGDYIQIRLPSGEIRLVHKKCMATVGVVGLAEHELVKLGKAGRARWLGIRPTVRGTAMNPVDHPHGGGEGKTFGKHPVSPWGQPTKGYKTRRGAKYSDKFIIKRRGK from the coding sequence ATGGGTGTTAGAAAGCTAAAACCTGTTACAAACGGAACAAGACACGCGATACTTTATGATTTTTCTGAAATAACAAAAAAAGAGCCTGAGAAATCTCTTGTTGAGCCTCTTGTAAAAAAAGCAGGAAGAAACAATCAGGGAAGAATAACAGTAAGACATAAAGGTGGAGGACACAAGAGAAAATACAGAATAATTGATTTTAAAAGGGATAAATGGGGGGTGCCTGCAAAAGTTGCTGCAATAGAGTACGATCCTAATAGATCAGCAAGAATAGCACTTCTCCACTATGCAGACGGTGAGAAAAGATACATAATATGGCCTGAAGGGCTAAAGGTTGGCGACACAGTCGTTGCAGGTCCAGATGCAGAGATAAAAGTAGGGAACGCCCTTCCCCTTGAAAACATACCTGTTGGAACATTCGTCCACAACATAGAGCTCACCCCTGGAAAAGGTGGACAGCTTGCAAGAGCTGCAGGAATGTCTGCACAGATACTTGGAAGACAGGGGGATTACATTCAGATAAGACTTCCTTCAGGGGAGATAAGACTTGTCCATAAAAAATGTATGGCTACAGTTGGGGTTGTTGGTCTTGCTGAACATGAACTTGTAAAACTTGGTAAAGCTGGTAGAGCAAGATGGCTTGGGATCAGACCAACGGTAAGGGGAACCGCGATGAACCCTGTAGATCACCCACACGGTGGTGGTGAAGGAAAAACTTTTGGAAAACATCCTGTATCTCCATGGGGTCAGCCTACAAAAGGCTATAAAACAAGACGCGGTGCAAAATACTCTGACAAATTCATCATAAAACGTAGAGGTAAATAA
- the rpsS gene encoding 30S ribosomal protein S19, with protein sequence MGYKGKWNERNKNPYVNEKLLKKIRKMNETGERKIIKVWDRACTITEEMVGHTIAVYNGMKFIPVYIQPEMVGHKLGEFSLTRTFRGHPDKSAKAVKKK encoded by the coding sequence ATGGGATACAAAGGAAAGTGGAACGAAAGAAATAAAAACCCTTATGTAAATGAAAAATTACTCAAAAAAATAAGAAAAATGAATGAAACCGGAGAAAGAAAGATCATAAAAGTATGGGATAGGGCATGCACAATAACAGAAGAGATGGTAGGACACACAATAGCTGTATATAACGGGATGAAATTTATACCGGTTTATATCCAGCCTGAGATGGTTGGACATAAACTTGGCGAGTTCTCCCTGACAAGAACATTCAGGGGACATCCAGACAAATCAGCTAAAGCGGTTAAGAAAAAATAA
- the rpmC gene encoding 50S ribosomal protein L29, with the protein MKAEELRKLTDDELKEKVVELKKKLMNLRFQNAVGGLEKPSEIRQTKRDIARILTILRERELQAQSGGK; encoded by the coding sequence ATGAAGGCAGAAGAACTTAGAAAACTTACAGATGATGAACTTAAAGAGAAAGTTGTTGAACTTAAGAAAAAACTTATGAATCTCAGATTTCAAAACGCTGTTGGCGGTCTTGAAAAGCCGTCAGAAATAAGACAGACAAAAAGGGACATAGCAAGGATCCTAACGATCCTGAGAGAAAGAGAGCTTCAAGCACAAAGTGGAGGTAAATAA
- the rpsH gene encoding 30S ribosomal protein S8, with product MIVDPIADMLARINNGIKARKSEVYVPHSKIKEKIAEILKREGYIEDYTISEENKKGNQGTLIIKLKYLGPRNTKPVIQGLRRVSKPGLRKYVDVKNIPYVRKGLGIAILSTNKGIITDAEARKEKVGGEVLCYIW from the coding sequence ATGATAGTTGACCCAATTGCAGATATGCTTGCAAGGATTAACAACGGAATAAAAGCAAGGAAAAGCGAGGTTTATGTTCCCCACTCAAAAATAAAAGAAAAAATAGCTGAGATATTAAAAAGAGAAGGATACATAGAAGATTACACAATCTCTGAAGAAAATAAAAAAGGTAATCAGGGAACACTTATAATCAAATTAAAATATCTCGGTCCAAGAAATACAAAACCTGTTATTCAAGGTCTTAGAAGGGTTTCAAAACCGGGTTTAAGAAAATATGTTGATGTTAAAAACATACCTTACGTTAGGAAAGGTCTTGGAATAGCAATACTCTCAACAAATAAAGGTATTATTACAGATGCTGAAGCAAGAAAAGAAAAGGTTGGCGGAGAAGTTCTCTGCTACATCTGGTAA
- the rplV gene encoding 50S ribosomal protein L22 has protein sequence MAEATKNLEARAILRYARTSPTKARQVINQIRGKDVGVALALLHGMNKRAARIVEKLLKSAIANAEMKDMDIDNLYIKEIRAEDGPILKRYMPRAYGRATPKKRRFSHIFITLAERQ, from the coding sequence ATGGCTGAAGCAACAAAAAATTTAGAAGCGAGAGCTATTTTAAGATATGCAAGGACTTCTCCTACAAAAGCAAGACAGGTGATCAACCAAATAAGAGGTAAAGATGTTGGTGTAGCCCTTGCCCTTCTACACGGGATGAACAAAAGGGCAGCGAGGATAGTTGAAAAACTCCTGAAAAGTGCTATAGCAAATGCAGAGATGAAGGATATGGATATTGACAACCTTTATATCAAGGAAATAAGAGCTGAGGACGGTCCTATACTCAAAAGGTATATGCCAAGAGCTTACGGCAGGGCAACACCTAAAAAGAGAAGATTTTCTCACATTTTTATAACATTAGCTGAAAGGCAGTAA
- the rpsQ gene encoding 30S ribosomal protein S17, protein MAVKSGRKEFIGKVVSDKMDKTVVVAVERQLPHPLYGKRIKKTSKFYAHDPENKCKAGDIVRIRESRPLSKLKRWVVVEILSHQS, encoded by the coding sequence ATGGCAGTCAAATCAGGAAGAAAGGAGTTCATCGGAAAGGTTGTATCAGATAAAATGGATAAAACTGTTGTTGTTGCAGTTGAAAGACAACTTCCACACCCACTTTACGGAAAAAGGATTAAAAAAACATCAAAATTTTATGCCCATGATCCTGAAAATAAGTGCAAAGCTGGTGATATTGTCAGAATAAGAGAATCAAGACCTTTATCAAAGCTAAAAAGATGGGTCGTTGTTGAGATACTCTCACACCAGTCTTGA
- the rplR gene encoding 50S ribosomal protein L18, translating into MAVKTRREKRLIRHKRIRKKVFGTQERPRMAFFKSLNNLYVQIIDDEAGKTLVSASTIDKDFVERYGVRGGKNIEMAKKLGEFIAEKALAKGIQNVVFDRGGFIYHGKVKAFAEAAREKGLKF; encoded by the coding sequence ATGGCGGTAAAAACAAGAAGGGAAAAAAGGTTAATAAGACATAAAAGAATAAGAAAAAAGGTTTTTGGAACCCAAGAAAGACCAAGAATGGCATTTTTTAAAAGCCTGAACAACCTTTATGTCCAGATTATTGATGATGAGGCTGGAAAAACCCTTGTAAGTGCTTCTACTATTGATAAAGACTTTGTTGAAAGATACGGAGTTAGAGGCGGAAAAAATATAGAAATGGCAAAAAAACTTGGTGAGTTTATAGCTGAAAAAGCTCTTGCAAAAGGTATACAAAATGTCGTTTTTGACAGAGGCGGTTTTATCTATCACGGAAAGGTAAAAGCCTTTGCAGAGGCTGCAAGAGAAAAAGGATTAAAATTTTAA
- the rplE gene encoding 50S ribosomal protein L5, with the protein MAVAERYIPRLRKKYEEEVAPKLMERFGYRSPMEIPRIKKIVVNMGVGEAVQDIKQLDRAVEDLMAITGQRPEIRRAKKSEAGFKLRKGLPVGARVTLRKERMWDFLDKLISVALPRVRDFRGLNPNSFDGRGNYAFGISEQIIFPEIDYDKVDRIRGMDVIIETSAETDEEARYLLALLGLPIRG; encoded by the coding sequence ATGGCAGTTGCAGAGAGGTATATTCCAAGGCTTAGAAAAAAGTATGAAGAGGAAGTAGCTCCAAAACTTATGGAAAGGTTTGGGTACAGGTCTCCTATGGAGATACCAAGGATAAAAAAGATCGTTGTAAACATGGGAGTAGGTGAGGCTGTTCAGGACATAAAACAGCTTGACAGAGCTGTTGAAGATCTTATGGCAATCACAGGACAAAGACCAGAGATCAGAAGAGCAAAAAAGTCTGAAGCAGGATTTAAGCTGAGAAAAGGCCTTCCAGTAGGAGCAAGGGTAACCCTTAGAAAAGAAAGAATGTGGGACTTTTTGGATAAGCTTATATCTGTGGCTCTACCAAGGGTTAGGGATTTTAGAGGGCTTAACCCGAACTCATTTGATGGTAGAGGCAATTACGCATTTGGAATATCTGAGCAGATAATCTTCCCTGAAATAGATTATGACAAAGTGGACAGAATCAGGGGAATGGATGTGATAATAGAAACTTCAGCAGAAACAGACGAAGAGGCAAGGTATCTTCTTGCACTTCTTGGACTGCCAATAAGAGGATAA
- the rplX gene encoding 50S ribosomal protein L24 yields MVKTKLKKGDTVIVIAGKEKGKTGKIKQIIRNSDPNKIRVVIEGVNIGKKHLKHIEGVQEGGIIEIERPIHISNVMYYDEKSGQRVKIGIRIKEEGNKIIKERFNKKTGETIDIIWEKEKK; encoded by the coding sequence ATGGTTAAAACAAAACTGAAAAAAGGTGATACTGTCATAGTAATAGCAGGAAAAGAAAAGGGAAAAACCGGAAAAATAAAACAGATAATAAGAAACAGTGACCCAAACAAAATAAGGGTTGTGATAGAAGGGGTAAATATTGGAAAGAAACATCTGAAACATATTGAGGGTGTTCAGGAAGGTGGAATAATTGAGATTGAAAGACCAATTCATATATCAAATGTTATGTATTACGATGAAAAATCAGGTCAGAGGGTAAAAATAGGAATCAGAATAAAAGAAGAAGGAAACAAAATCATAAAAGAGAGATTTAACAAAAAAACAGGCGAAACGATTGACATAATCTGGGAAAAAGAAAAAAAGTAA
- the rplF gene encoding 50S ribosomal protein L6, with protein MSRIGKKPIDIPNGVEIKIENNNHVVVKGPKGQLENDFNPDLSIKIEDNQVKIERPNDSAFMRAIHGTTRALLANMVKGVTEGFTVELEIVGIGYRAAMKGKSLELQLGYSHPIVYEPPEGIQISVEGNIIKVSGIDKQKVGQVAAEIRDFRKPDPYKGKGIRYKGEVLKLKAGKSVGKK; from the coding sequence ATGTCAAGAATCGGTAAAAAGCCTATAGATATACCAAACGGTGTGGAGATTAAGATAGAGAACAACAATCATGTGGTTGTAAAAGGACCTAAAGGACAGCTTGAAAACGATTTTAACCCTGATCTTTCAATAAAAATTGAGGACAATCAGGTAAAGATAGAAAGACCTAACGATTCAGCATTTATGAGGGCTATACATGGAACAACAAGGGCTCTCCTTGCGAATATGGTAAAAGGTGTAACAGAAGGATTTACAGTAGAGCTTGAGATAGTTGGTATAGGGTACAGGGCTGCGATGAAAGGAAAATCTCTGGAACTGCAGCTTGGATACTCACACCCTATAGTTTACGAGCCTCCTGAGGGTATTCAGATCTCTGTTGAAGGAAACATAATAAAGGTTTCAGGTATAGATAAACAGAAAGTTGGACAGGTTGCAGCAGAGATAAGAGACTTTAGAAAACCAGATCCATACAAAGGAAAAGGAATTAGATACAAAGGAGAGGTTCTCAAACTAAAAGCAGGAAAATCTGTAGGTAAAAAATAA
- the rpsC gene encoding 30S ribosomal protein S3, whose amino-acid sequence MGQKVHPTGFRLGLTTDWKSKWFADKKRYGQVLHEDLKIRRFIEEKYKQAGIADVLIERLGEKIRVKILASKPGIVIGRKGSEVEELNKILLALTDAKEVLVNVDEVKKPELNAKLVAEDIALQLERRVSHRRAMKRAIDNAMKAGAKGIKVQVGGRIGGVDLARKEWFMAGRMPLQTLRSEIDYGTARASTKYGILGIKVWIYKGDKLAEQKEEVLKKIEEELHTV is encoded by the coding sequence GTGGGTCAAAAAGTACATCCAACAGGATTTAGGTTAGGATTAACAACAGATTGGAAATCAAAATGGTTTGCAGATAAAAAAAGATACGGACAGGTTCTGCATGAAGACCTGAAAATAAGAAGATTTATTGAGGAAAAATACAAACAGGCTGGCATAGCAGATGTTCTAATTGAAAGACTTGGAGAAAAAATAAGGGTAAAAATCCTTGCCTCAAAACCTGGAATAGTCATTGGTAGAAAAGGATCAGAAGTAGAAGAGCTTAACAAGATACTTCTTGCGTTAACAGATGCGAAAGAAGTTCTTGTTAATGTTGATGAGGTAAAAAAACCTGAGCTTAATGCAAAGCTTGTAGCAGAAGATATAGCCCTCCAGCTTGAAAGAAGGGTTTCCCATAGGAGAGCGATGAAAAGAGCAATAGATAATGCCATGAAAGCAGGAGCAAAAGGAATAAAAGTTCAGGTAGGTGGAAGGATCGGTGGTGTTGATCTTGCGAGAAAAGAATGGTTTATGGCAGGAAGGATGCCCCTTCAGACACTTAGATCAGAAATAGATTACGGAACAGCAAGGGCTTCAACAAAATACGGGATTTTAGGAATAAAGGTATGGATTTACAAAGGGGATAAACTTGCAGAGCAAAAAGAAGAGGTTCTGAAAAAAATAGAGGAAGAACTCCATACAGTTTAA